One Cicer arietinum cultivar CDC Frontier isolate Library 1 chromosome 8, Cicar.CDCFrontier_v2.0, whole genome shotgun sequence DNA segment encodes these proteins:
- the LOC101495971 gene encoding uncharacterized protein isoform X2 yields the protein MSSSSSTTNMNDVDRLFACFKCGLTPPKSALNERKRRKRKLEKEISKNELVSESPNQRSIGREEKTPLSSCIKATNVELESSIEKLKSAIAKTKSCGNRKQFSPVVFYGSPHGVPPKKPTRLWRLLHEMRIDLSQQNKLNRRKEVWFTFPRQEEAMKFAKGQEDVHLFSYQDHFNGQRRFLVSTYTEFWRRYKNMDSKFRHHYEVIQEGLPCHLYFDLEFNKRVNIGKNGDEMVDLLTSVVLKALHEKYEIHGDHDWIVELDSSTEDKFSRHLIIRIPTVAFKDNSHAGAFVTEICTRILNERGKDTNFEKLFIAKDSSTNESADQLFVDTAVYTRNRCFRLHLSSKAGKSSILLPTERFKCKNLSEEDLFMASLICNMDVDCGKLLVCKPDLDCVKTLHYDTELNCNAGNSVHIHPEFTLNTCTSDVSTTYFMGNSPFPFLDEFILSVASVGNIPGKIHSWYLFSEFGLMVYSMTKNRYCERIGRQHKSNNVIYVVDLRRAVYYQKCHDPDCRGFRSSDRLIPVHALSNRSVVIGSSGMLDDKQTEGDECGHQPVDNNNKPNFLQYEDTVEDNSSDSWWLEAIKVVEDVENKKTATKLSTKEEIDDGDEEWWLAAERTASQAELTYFN from the exons atgtcatcatcatcatcaaccaCAAACATGAACGACGTTGATCGTTTGTTCGCATGCTTCAAATGCGGTTTAACACCTCCCA AATCTGCTTTGAATGAAAGAAAAAGGAGGAAAAGGAAATTGGAGAAGGAGATTTCGAAGAATGAGTTAGTATCAGAATCTCCAAATCAGAGATCAATTGGAAGAGAAGAGAAAACTCCATTATCATCATGCATCAAAGCAACAAACGTGGAATTGGAATCTTCCATTGAGAAA CTTAAATCAGCTATAGCTAAAACCAAAAGCTGTGGTAATCGGAAGCAGTTCTCTCCAGTTGTATTCTATGGTTCTCCTCATGGCGTGCCTCCAAAAAAACCGACCCGTTTATGGCGTTTGTTACATGAGATGCGTATTGATCTCTCTCAGCAAAATAAATTGAACCGAAG GAAGGAAGTTTGGTTTACATTCCCAAGGCAGGAAGAAGCAATGAAGTTTGCCAAAGGGCAAGAAGATGTTCATCTTTTTAGTTATCAAGATCACTTTAATGGCCAGAGAAGGTTCCTGGTGTCTACATATACAGAATTCTGGCGAAG GTATAAAAACATGGATTCCAAATTCCGTCATCATTATGAAGTGATTCAAGAG GGTTTACCATGCCAcctttattttgatttggagtttAATAAAAGAGTCAACATAGGAAAGAATGGAGACGAAATGGTTGATCTTTTGACATCCGTAGTTCTAAAAGCCTTACATGAAAAGTATGAAATCCATGGAGACCATGATTGGATAGTAGAACTTGATTCTTCAACTGAAG ATAAGTTCTCACGTCATCTAATAATTCGCATACCAACGGTTGCTTTTAAGGATAACTCCCATGCCGGTGCATTTGTTACAGAA ATATGCACAAGAATTCTAAACGAAAGGGGGAAAGatacaaattttgaaaaattgtttataGCAAAAGATTCAAGTACCAATGAATCTGCTGACCAACTTTTTGTGGATACTGCTGTATATACTCGGAATCGTTGTTTCCGTCTTCATCTTTCTTCAAAGGCAGGAAAAAGTTCAATTCTTTTGCCGACAGAGAGATTTAAGTGCAAGAACTTG AGTGAAGAAGACTTGTTCATGGCTTCCTTGATCTGCAACATGGATGTTGATTGTGGAAAGCTTCTGGTCTGCAAACCAGACTTAGATTGCGTGAAGACTCTGCATTATGATACAGAG TTGAATTGTAATGCTGGAAACTCTGTCCATATTCATCCAGAGTTTACATTAAATACTTGCACAAGTGATGTTTCAACAACATACTTCATGGGAAACTCACCATTCCCATTTCTGGATGAATTTATATTATCCGTTGCCTCTGTTGGGAATATACCAG GAAAAATTCATAGCTGGTATTTATTCTCTGAATTTGGACTGATGGTCTACAGCATGACAAAAAATAGATATTGCGAGCGAATTGGCAGACAGCATAAGAGCAATAATG TGATATACGTTGTTGATCTAAGAAGGGCAGTGTATTATCAGAAATGTCACGATCCTGACTGCAGAG GTTTCCGATCTTCCGACCGACTTATTCCAGTTCACGCGCTCTCCAATCGCTCAGTTGTTATTGGGTCATCTGGAATGTTAGATGATAAACAGACAGAAGGTGATGAGTGCGGACATCAACCTGTTGATAACAACAACAAACCCAATTTTCTACAATACGAAGACACTGTTGAGGACAACTCCAGTGATTCTTGGTGGCTAGAAGCAATAAAAGTTGTTGAGGATGTGGAGAATAAGAAAACTGCAACCAAGCTAAGCACCAAG GAGGAAATTGATGACGGAGATGAGGAATGGTGGCTGGCTGCAGAAAGGACAGCATCCCAGGCTGAACTGACATATTTCAACTAG
- the LOC101495971 gene encoding uncharacterized protein isoform X1 — MSSSSSTTNMNDVDRLFACFKCGLTPPKSALNERKRRKRKLEKEISKNELVSESPNQRSIGREEKTPLSSCIKATNVELESSIEKLKSAIAKTKSCGNRKQFSPVVFYGSPHGVPPKKPTRLWRLLHEMRIDLSQQNKLNRRKEVWFTFPRQEEAMKFAKGQEDVHLFSYQDHFNGQRRFLVSTYTEFWRRYKNMDSKFRHHYEVIQEGLPCHLYFDLEFNKRVNIGKNGDEMVDLLTSVVLKALHEKYEIHGDHDWIVELDSSTEDKFSRHLIIRIPTVAFKDNSHAGAFVTEICTRILNERGKDTNFEKLFIAKDSSTNESADQLFVDTAVYTRNRCFRLHLSSKAGKSSILLPTERFKCKNLSEEDLFMASLICNMDVDCGKLLVCKPDLDCVKTLHYDTELNCNAGNSVHIHPEFTLNTCTSDVSTTYFMGNSPFPFLDEFILSVASVGNIPGKIHSWYLFSEFGLMVYSMTKNRYCERIGRQHKSNNVIYVVDLRRAVYYQKCHDPDCRGFRSSDRLIPVHALSNRSVVIGSSGMLDDKQTEGDECGHQPVDNNNKPNFLQYEDTVEDNSSDSWWLEAIKVVEDVENKKTATKLSTKQEEIDDGDEEWWLAAERTASQAELTYFN, encoded by the exons atgtcatcatcatcatcaaccaCAAACATGAACGACGTTGATCGTTTGTTCGCATGCTTCAAATGCGGTTTAACACCTCCCA AATCTGCTTTGAATGAAAGAAAAAGGAGGAAAAGGAAATTGGAGAAGGAGATTTCGAAGAATGAGTTAGTATCAGAATCTCCAAATCAGAGATCAATTGGAAGAGAAGAGAAAACTCCATTATCATCATGCATCAAAGCAACAAACGTGGAATTGGAATCTTCCATTGAGAAA CTTAAATCAGCTATAGCTAAAACCAAAAGCTGTGGTAATCGGAAGCAGTTCTCTCCAGTTGTATTCTATGGTTCTCCTCATGGCGTGCCTCCAAAAAAACCGACCCGTTTATGGCGTTTGTTACATGAGATGCGTATTGATCTCTCTCAGCAAAATAAATTGAACCGAAG GAAGGAAGTTTGGTTTACATTCCCAAGGCAGGAAGAAGCAATGAAGTTTGCCAAAGGGCAAGAAGATGTTCATCTTTTTAGTTATCAAGATCACTTTAATGGCCAGAGAAGGTTCCTGGTGTCTACATATACAGAATTCTGGCGAAG GTATAAAAACATGGATTCCAAATTCCGTCATCATTATGAAGTGATTCAAGAG GGTTTACCATGCCAcctttattttgatttggagtttAATAAAAGAGTCAACATAGGAAAGAATGGAGACGAAATGGTTGATCTTTTGACATCCGTAGTTCTAAAAGCCTTACATGAAAAGTATGAAATCCATGGAGACCATGATTGGATAGTAGAACTTGATTCTTCAACTGAAG ATAAGTTCTCACGTCATCTAATAATTCGCATACCAACGGTTGCTTTTAAGGATAACTCCCATGCCGGTGCATTTGTTACAGAA ATATGCACAAGAATTCTAAACGAAAGGGGGAAAGatacaaattttgaaaaattgtttataGCAAAAGATTCAAGTACCAATGAATCTGCTGACCAACTTTTTGTGGATACTGCTGTATATACTCGGAATCGTTGTTTCCGTCTTCATCTTTCTTCAAAGGCAGGAAAAAGTTCAATTCTTTTGCCGACAGAGAGATTTAAGTGCAAGAACTTG AGTGAAGAAGACTTGTTCATGGCTTCCTTGATCTGCAACATGGATGTTGATTGTGGAAAGCTTCTGGTCTGCAAACCAGACTTAGATTGCGTGAAGACTCTGCATTATGATACAGAG TTGAATTGTAATGCTGGAAACTCTGTCCATATTCATCCAGAGTTTACATTAAATACTTGCACAAGTGATGTTTCAACAACATACTTCATGGGAAACTCACCATTCCCATTTCTGGATGAATTTATATTATCCGTTGCCTCTGTTGGGAATATACCAG GAAAAATTCATAGCTGGTATTTATTCTCTGAATTTGGACTGATGGTCTACAGCATGACAAAAAATAGATATTGCGAGCGAATTGGCAGACAGCATAAGAGCAATAATG TGATATACGTTGTTGATCTAAGAAGGGCAGTGTATTATCAGAAATGTCACGATCCTGACTGCAGAG GTTTCCGATCTTCCGACCGACTTATTCCAGTTCACGCGCTCTCCAATCGCTCAGTTGTTATTGGGTCATCTGGAATGTTAGATGATAAACAGACAGAAGGTGATGAGTGCGGACATCAACCTGTTGATAACAACAACAAACCCAATTTTCTACAATACGAAGACACTGTTGAGGACAACTCCAGTGATTCTTGGTGGCTAGAAGCAATAAAAGTTGTTGAGGATGTGGAGAATAAGAAAACTGCAACCAAGCTAAGCACCAAG CAGGAGGAAATTGATGACGGAGATGAGGAATGGTGGCTGGCTGCAGAAAGGACAGCATCCCAGGCTGAACTGACATATTTCAACTAG